From Streptomyces zhihengii, the proteins below share one genomic window:
- a CDS encoding chitinase, translating to MDRTSPARRLVGAGVALAVGTGLCLLGTAGTAQAADVNVVKNAGFETGLSNWTCSAGSGSAVSSPVRTGAGALKATPAGMDNARCTQTLTVKPNATYTTSAWVQGGLTYLGASGTGTTDVSTWTPGGDWTKLSTTFTTGPNTTSVTVYTHGWYGTPAYHVDDVSVFGPDGGGGTDPDPVVPAVPGAPSVGTVTTSSVALSWSAVSGATGYHVYRDGAKVQSVSGSSATVTGLAADTAYQFQVSAANAAGESAKSAAVTGRTSKSTGNPGNPAVPKHALTGYWQNFNNGATVQKLRDVQAQYDIIAVSFADSTATPGQIVFNLDPAVGYGSVDEFKADVAAKKAAGKSVIISVGGEKGNVTINSDASATAFANSAWALMQEYGFSGVDIDLEHGINSTYLTKALRQLSAKAGSSMVLTMAPQTIDMQNTNTEYFKLALAVKDILTVVNMQYYNSGSMLGCDGKVYSQGSVDFLTALACIQLEGGLDASQVGLGVPASTRGAGSGYVDPSIVKNALDCLTRGTGCGAFKPSKTYPSLRGAMTWSTNWDATAGNAWSNAVGPHVHNLP from the coding sequence GTGGACCGCACCTCACCCGCCCGCAGATTGGTGGGCGCCGGCGTGGCGCTCGCCGTCGGCACCGGGCTCTGTCTCCTGGGCACGGCGGGCACCGCCCAGGCCGCCGACGTCAACGTCGTCAAGAACGCGGGCTTCGAGACCGGGCTGAGCAACTGGACCTGCTCGGCCGGCAGCGGCTCCGCCGTCTCCTCCCCCGTCCGCACCGGCGCGGGCGCCCTGAAGGCCACGCCCGCGGGCATGGACAACGCCCGCTGCACGCAGACCCTGACCGTGAAGCCCAACGCGACCTACACGACCAGTGCCTGGGTCCAGGGCGGCCTCACCTACCTGGGCGCGAGCGGCACCGGCACCACCGACGTGTCCACCTGGACGCCCGGCGGCGACTGGACGAAGCTCTCCACCACCTTCACCACCGGCCCGAACACCACCTCGGTCACGGTGTACACCCACGGCTGGTACGGCACCCCCGCCTACCACGTCGACGACGTGAGCGTCTTCGGTCCCGACGGCGGCGGGGGCACCGACCCCGACCCGGTCGTGCCCGCGGTCCCCGGCGCCCCCTCGGTCGGCACCGTGACGACCTCCTCCGTGGCCCTGAGCTGGAGCGCGGTCTCCGGCGCCACCGGCTACCACGTCTACCGCGACGGCGCCAAGGTCCAGTCGGTGAGCGGCTCCTCCGCCACCGTCACCGGCCTGGCCGCCGACACCGCCTACCAGTTCCAGGTCAGCGCGGCCAACGCGGCGGGCGAGTCCGCCAAGTCGGCCGCGGTCACCGGCCGGACGAGCAAGAGCACCGGCAACCCGGGCAACCCGGCCGTGCCGAAGCACGCGCTGACGGGCTACTGGCAGAACTTCAACAACGGCGCCACGGTGCAGAAGCTGCGCGACGTGCAGGCGCAGTACGACATCATCGCGGTCTCCTTCGCCGACTCCACGGCCACCCCGGGCCAGATCGTCTTCAACCTCGACCCGGCGGTCGGCTACGGCTCCGTCGACGAGTTCAAGGCGGACGTCGCCGCCAAGAAGGCCGCCGGCAAGTCCGTGATCATCTCGGTGGGCGGCGAGAAGGGCAACGTCACGATCAACAGCGACGCCTCCGCGACCGCCTTCGCCAACAGCGCCTGGGCGCTGATGCAGGAGTACGGCTTCAGCGGCGTCGACATCGACCTGGAGCACGGCATCAACTCGACCTACCTGACGAAGGCGCTGCGGCAGCTCTCGGCCAAGGCGGGCTCGTCGATGGTGCTGACGATGGCCCCGCAGACCATCGACATGCAGAACACCAACACCGAGTACTTCAAGCTGGCGCTCGCCGTGAAGGACATCCTCACAGTCGTCAACATGCAGTACTACAACAGCGGTTCGATGCTCGGCTGCGACGGCAAGGTGTACTCGCAGGGCTCGGTGGACTTCCTCACCGCGCTCGCCTGCATCCAGCTGGAGGGCGGCCTGGACGCCTCCCAGGTCGGCCTCGGCGTGCCCGCGTCGACCCGCGGCGCCGGCAGCGGCTACGTCGACCCGTCCATCGTGAAGAACGCCCTGGACTGCCTGACCCGGGGCACCGGCTGCGGCGCCTTCAAGCCGTCGAAGACCTACCCGTCCCTGCGCGGCGCGATGACCTGGTCCACCAACTGGGACGCCACCGCGGGCAACGCCTGGTCCAACGCGGTCGGTCCGCACGTGCACAACCTGCCGTAG
- a CDS encoding Nramp family divalent metal transporter, with the protein MTDTTEESTPGAVGPRKSSWRYIGPGIVVAATGVGAGDLVATLIAGSKFGYTLMWAAVIGCVVKISLAEACGRWHLATGRTLFDGWRSLGSWTTVYFAFYVVVWGFVYGATAMSSSALPIVALFPDGPGLKTWGVLTGLVGLAFVWFNRYAVFEKVMTVLIGVMFVVVVYVAIRVGPDVGASFAGLAPVLPDDSLLYTLGLIGGVGGTITMAAYGYWVNAKGWTDTRWMKVMRLDNRVAYVTTGIFVVAMLIVGAELLHASEIALTKGDRGLIDLGAVLEDRYGAVTAKLFLVGFFATSFSSLIGVWHGVSLMFADFVERLRRARAGGDGAAEDGGAAEVASGAKERSVAFRGYLLWLTFPPISLLFLDQPFGLVVAYGVLGAFFMPFLALTLLWLLNSSRTPAEWRNGIVSNVMLAAAGLLFVVLCVQQVRDLPW; encoded by the coding sequence ATGACGGACACGACCGAGGAGAGCACCCCGGGGGCCGTGGGCCCCCGGAAGTCGAGCTGGCGCTACATCGGGCCCGGCATCGTGGTCGCCGCGACCGGTGTCGGCGCGGGCGACCTGGTGGCCACCCTCATCGCGGGAAGCAAGTTCGGCTACACCCTCATGTGGGCGGCCGTGATCGGATGCGTCGTCAAGATCTCGCTCGCCGAGGCCTGCGGGCGCTGGCACCTGGCCACCGGCCGCACCCTCTTCGACGGCTGGCGCTCCCTCGGGAGCTGGACCACCGTGTACTTCGCGTTCTACGTCGTCGTCTGGGGCTTCGTCTACGGCGCGACGGCGATGTCCTCCAGCGCCCTGCCCATCGTGGCCCTGTTCCCCGACGGCCCCGGCCTCAAGACCTGGGGCGTGCTCACCGGCCTGGTCGGGCTGGCCTTCGTCTGGTTCAACCGGTACGCCGTCTTCGAGAAGGTCATGACCGTCCTCATCGGCGTGATGTTCGTGGTCGTCGTCTACGTCGCGATCCGCGTCGGCCCCGACGTCGGCGCCTCCTTCGCCGGCCTGGCGCCGGTGCTGCCCGACGACTCGCTGCTCTACACCCTCGGCCTGATCGGCGGCGTCGGCGGCACCATCACCATGGCCGCGTACGGCTACTGGGTGAACGCCAAGGGCTGGACGGACACCCGCTGGATGAAGGTGATGCGCCTGGACAACCGGGTCGCGTACGTCACCACCGGCATCTTCGTCGTCGCCATGCTCATCGTCGGCGCCGAGCTGCTGCACGCCTCCGAGATCGCCCTCACCAAGGGCGACCGGGGCCTGATCGACCTCGGCGCGGTCCTGGAGGACCGGTACGGCGCCGTGACCGCGAAGCTCTTCCTGGTCGGCTTCTTCGCCACCTCCTTCTCCTCGCTGATCGGCGTCTGGCACGGCGTCAGCCTGATGTTCGCCGACTTCGTCGAGCGGCTGCGGCGCGCCCGCGCCGGCGGCGACGGCGCCGCGGAGGACGGCGGCGCGGCCGAGGTGGCGTCGGGCGCCAAGGAGCGGTCGGTGGCCTTCCGCGGGTACCTGCTGTGGCTGACCTTCCCGCCGATCTCGCTGCTCTTCCTGGACCAGCCGTTCGGCCTGGTGGTGGCGTACGGCGTCCTCGGCGCCTTCTTCATGCCCTTCCTGGCGCTGACCCTGCTCTGGCTGCTGAACTCCTCGCGCACACCGGCCGAATGGCGCAACGGCATCGTCAGCAACGTGATGCTGGCGGCCGCCGGACTGCTCTTCGTGGTGCTCTGCGTGCAGCAGGTGCGCGACCTGCCCTGGTGA